Proteins encoded by one window of Thermobaculum terrenum ATCC BAA-798:
- a CDS encoding nitrite/sulfite reductase yields MKFLRPYKKLNSVEQAKLKRHPLDVRDDIINKYAKEGPEAIAAVEGEQERLKWFGIYPQRQGGDAFMFRIKIPGGRLTSQQARVIGQMAEEFAVGPYPNPVFGTGFLDITTRQDIQLHWIKIGNIPEMWRRLEEVGMTTTQACGDSARNVVCCPVSGLDREEVIHAYPLAEAINQFFVGNREYANLPRKFKMSITGCVEDCAQADINDIGLTPAKQEDGTLGFNVRVGGGLGDGPRMASDIDVFVTPNQVVEICRAIAQVYGELGNRENRWTCRLRYLVQELGPEQFRYELQQRAAFELTPAGEDLTKRYRGDHIGVHPQKQDGLYYVGCNVTVGRMQGKNLIELARLADEYGNGELRLTNDQNFVIPNIPESSIDALLSEPLLQIHSPFPKPFERGVVACTGNEFCRFAIVETKARAYQWAKYMDEHVQTDQEVIRMHFSGCSASCAQPQIADIGLRGDTAITDSGVVEAVDIGLGGSLGPDAAFIDWVEGAKPVDEVPEALVRLYKRYEAERKDGERFYEWARRIPNSELRATLQNGGGQ; encoded by the coding sequence TGAAGTTTCTACGCCCCTATAAGAAACTCAACAGCGTTGAGCAGGCAAAGCTGAAGCGACATCCACTTGATGTCCGCGATGACATCATCAATAAGTATGCTAAGGAAGGACCTGAAGCTATTGCCGCAGTTGAAGGCGAACAGGAACGCCTCAAGTGGTTCGGCATTTACCCTCAACGCCAGGGCGGAGATGCCTTCATGTTCCGAATTAAGATACCCGGCGGCAGACTTACCTCCCAGCAGGCCCGAGTGATTGGACAGATGGCGGAAGAGTTTGCAGTTGGACCATATCCTAATCCCGTATTCGGTACGGGTTTCCTAGACATCACTACCAGACAGGATATCCAGCTGCACTGGATAAAGATCGGTAACATCCCAGAGATGTGGCGCAGGCTTGAAGAAGTAGGCATGACTACCACCCAAGCCTGCGGTGACTCGGCCCGCAACGTCGTCTGCTGCCCTGTGTCCGGACTCGATCGTGAGGAAGTCATTCACGCATATCCCCTGGCTGAGGCCATAAATCAGTTCTTCGTAGGTAATAGGGAATATGCTAACCTCCCACGCAAGTTCAAAATGAGCATAACAGGCTGTGTAGAGGACTGCGCTCAGGCCGATATCAACGACATAGGTCTTACACCTGCTAAACAGGAAGACGGCACTTTGGGCTTCAATGTTAGGGTTGGTGGCGGCTTGGGAGATGGCCCAAGGATGGCCAGCGACATAGATGTCTTTGTTACTCCTAATCAGGTGGTAGAGATATGCCGGGCTATAGCTCAGGTTTATGGGGAGCTTGGTAACAGAGAGAATAGATGGACTTGCCGCCTGCGCTACCTCGTACAGGAGCTAGGACCAGAACAGTTCAGGTACGAGCTTCAGCAGCGAGCAGCATTCGAATTGACCCCAGCAGGCGAGGACCTTACAAAACGCTATAGGGGTGACCATATAGGCGTGCACCCCCAGAAGCAGGACGGTCTATACTACGTTGGATGCAACGTCACAGTTGGCAGGATGCAAGGCAAAAACCTGATAGAGCTTGCCAGACTTGCCGATGAGTACGGCAATGGCGAGCTCAGGCTCACCAACGACCAGAACTTTGTAATTCCCAACATACCGGAATCCAGTATCGATGCCTTGCTCTCCGAACCCTTGCTACAGATACACTCCCCCTTCCCCAAACCATTTGAGCGAGGGGTAGTAGCCTGCACGGGTAATGAGTTCTGCCGGTTCGCCATAGTCGAGACAAAAGCCAGGGCTTATCAATGGGCCAAATACATGGATGAGCACGTGCAGACCGATCAAGAAGTTATACGGATGCACTTTTCAGGATGCTCTGCCTCCTGCGCACAACCCCAGATAGCTGATATCGGCCTTCGTGGAGACACAGCCATCACTGATTCGGGTGTGGTGGAGGCAGTAGATATAGGGCTTGGAGGTAGCCTCGGACCAGATGCAGCCTTTATCGACTGGGTCGAAGGCGCCAAGCCAGTGGACGAAGTCCCCGAAGCTTTGGTCAGACTGTACAAGCGATATGAAGCCGAGAGGAAAGATGGCGAGCGCTTCTACGAGTGGGCCAGGCGTATCCCAAACAGTGAGCTTAGAGCAACCCTACAGAATGGAGGTGGTCAATAG